GACGAAACTCTCCGGGTCCGAGGTGGACAGGATGGTGAAGGAGGCGGAGACGTTCGAGGACGAGGACAGGAGGAGGGTCGAGGAGGCGCAGACGCGGAACGAGGCCGACTCCCTCGTCTATGCGGCGGAGAAGACCCTCGCCGATCTCGGCGAGAAGATGGGGGCCGACCAGAAGGAGAGGGTGGCGGCGGCGGTCGCCGACCTGAAGGGCGCCCTTGCCGGGAAGGAGATGGACGCGGTGAAGGCGGCGACCGAGAGGCTCAGGGCCGTCCTCCAGGAGGCCGGGACGACGATCTACCAGGCCGCGGCAGCGGCGCCGTCGGGTGGCGGCGAGCAGGTCTATGACGCCGAGTACAGGGTGAAGGACGAGAAAAAGCCCTGAAGGAGGAGTCACCGCCGGGAGTAGCGGAGGGCCCCATCCACCGGGCAGACCTCGGCGCACCTGCCGCACATGTAGCACTCGGCCTTCAGGTCTCCCTCTTTCGCCTCGTCGACCGGGCAGGCGCGCTCGCACTTCCCGCACGCGATGCAGAGGTCTGTCCGCCTGAACCTGTACTGCGCCTTCGCCGCGGCGAGGGCGAGCACCACCCCGTACGGACAGATGAGGCGGCAGAAAGGCCTGTACACCGCGACGGCGAGGAGCATCAGGGCGGCGAAGACGAAGAAGGAGACAGAGGCGACGTTCAGGAGGAAGAAGTCCTGGAGCCCGAGAAGGCCGAGGACATTGACGGAGAAGACGACGCCTGCAATGAGGATGACGGCGAGCACCGCAAAACGGACGGCCATCGTCTCCGTCTTCCTGGTGCGTCCGACCCGTGCGTGGCCCGCGAGGGAGAGGATCTCCTGGACGGCGCCGATAGGGCAGAGGTGCCCGCAGAAGGTCCTGCCACCGGCAAGGGCCGCGACAAAGAAGACGGAGAGGCCGCCGAGGATGACAGGAAGGAGATCTCCGAGAATCGTGTTGTCGCCGGCGATGACAAGTTGAAGTTGGTACGGCGCCATGGGGGCGAAGGCCACGAAACCGAGGAGGGCGGCGACGACGAGCAGGGGCAGTCCCCTCCTCCGCATCATCCGCCCGCTGCGCCAGAGGAGCACGAGGGTCGGTGCAAGGAGAAGGGCATAGACAAATCCGAAGATGGGGAGTATGGAAAGAATGGCGGTAAGGTCCATGATTCCATTTTACACCTGCCGTTATATGTATATAGCCCACGAAGGGGTGGGATAGGTTGTTAGGGCATCAAGGTACATTCTCCTGTATCCTGGTGACAAATGGTGGCGCAGCAGACCGTACAGGGCCGGAGATGGCCCTCCCTTATCACGTACCTCTCAGTCGTCGGGTTCTTCGCGATTTTCTCCACGACCATCTCGAAGAACCCGGTGCTCCCCCTCTTCTCCAGCGCCCTCGGCGCGGACGAGGCGATGATCGGCCTCATCGCCGCCGTCTCCCCCGCAGCCGGCATCCTCTTCTCCTTCCCTGTCGGGGTGATGGCCGACCGCATCGGGCCAAAGCGTCTCCTCACCGCGTCGGGGCTCGTCTTCCTCTCCGCCCCCCTGCTGTACCTCCTGGTCGCCGACCCGCTCTGGCTCGTGCCGGTGCGGTTCTTCCACGGCCTCGCGACCGCCATCCTCGGGCCTGTCGCCGCGATGATCATCTATTCCCGTTACCCTGATCGGAAGGGGGAGATGAGCGGCCTCTACTCCTCGGCCACCCTCGTCGGGAGGACGGCCGCCCCTCTCCTCGGCGGGATCGTCCTCTCGGCCTTTGCGGCGTCGACCGGTCTCCTCCCCTATCGCCTGGTCTATCTCGCCGCCTTCCTTGCCGCGGTCCCCGTCCTCCTCCTCGTACTCCGCATCGACGCCGGCCAGGAGGCGCCACCGGCCGCGGGCGGGGCCGTCTCCCTCCGCTCCTTCGGGGAGAGCCTCGCCTCCTTCGGGAAGAACCGTCTCCTCCTCTCGACGGCCCTCGTCGAGATGGCGACCTACTTCGCCTTCGGCATCTTCGAAACCTGGCTCCCCCTGTACCTCGTCGCAGCCGGGACGCCTGCGTACCTTATCGGCCTCCTCTTCGCCCTCCAGGTCCTCGCGATCGCCCTCTCCAAACCTTTCTTCGGGGCGGTCTCCGACAGGACAGGGCGGCGGACGCAGATCGTGCTCGGCCTCCTCGCCGTCGCCGCCTGTATCGCCGCCGTCCCCCTCACCGCCGCGGCGCCAGTCGTGACCGCGGTCGTCGTCGGCTTCGGTCTTGCAATCTCTCTCGTCACCGTCTCGACAGGGGCGTATGTCGCCGACATCGCGACGCGGCAGGAACTCGGCGCCTCTGTCGGCGCCTTCAGTTCGATCATGGACATCGGCCACGCCTCCGGCCCCCTGGTCGCGGGCATCGTCATCGGGAGCGCCGGCTATGCCGCGGGATTCTTCGCCCCCGCCCTCCTCGCCGTCGCCGTCGCTCTCCTCTTCGTCGTGGCCGGGCGGCGGGAGAGGGGCGGGGCGGTCGAGGGGCGGTGAAATATATCGGCTTTTCGTGAGGGCTCCGGCGGACACTACGGGGGAAGGTGGTTTATCGGCGGCCTCTGCCGGGGGGTTTCACTCGGAAATCAAAGATTTTCTCAAGGTCGCTATCGCTCCCTCCCTCCGCCCTCGAAGACTTTGTCTTCTCATGCTCGCTAACGCTCGCACCCCTCATCATCAGGATAGGGTGGGATGGGTATTTCCCTCCTCGGGATCTCTGGTCTGTCTTCCCCGGCCCTATCTTAGATCGGGGGTCTGGGGGCGTCAGTCCCCCAGTCCAGGGTGTGGGGAAGGCGGTTGATCGGCGTCCTGCGCCGGGGGACTACGCCCCCGGTCCCCCGACCTACGATTGGCCCCGGGAAGAGCGAACAGGATTCTATTCGAAGGAAGGGGATTGCCGGATCTCCGCTATTGCGATAGGAAGAGGGCACTCTCCCCATCAGTATCTCCGTTCTCTCTTCCCCGGCTCTATCCTGAGCGGGGGTCTGGGGGCGTAGTCCCCCAGCCTGGATTATGGGGAAGGCGGTGGATCGGCATTCCCCCAGCACCCGTAGGAGATAGACAGCGGGCCCCCCGTCTCTCTATGGTATCTGAGAAATACAATCGACCCGGAAACGAACGACTCGCCCGAACCGCACACACGAAAAAAAGGGCTCTGTAGAAATCCTCCTCCATCGGTTGATAGTGCGTGCTGATCCTCTGCCTTCCCCTTCCCATTCGCCGGGGGACTTTTGCCCCCGGACCCCCGCGCGAGGATTGGTCCCGGGAAGAAAGGGTCGGAGTCCTGGAGGAGGAGGAGGCCATCCCTGCCCCTATCGTAATGGCAGGGGGTATGGGGGGCGGCAGCCCCCCGGGACCAGGCACGTCTGAACAGAATTTTTTCCCCTATCACGTCAGGAAGTACTTTCACGCAAGGGTTTCTACAGAGCCAAAAAAAAAGATTATTTCCTGCCGTTGAGGCGGATGACATGCCAGCCGAACTGGGTCTTCACCGGGCCGACGACCTCTCCTTCCTTCGCCGCGAAACAGGCCTTCTCGAAGGGCGGGACCATCTGCCCCTTCCCGAACCAGCCGAGTTTCCCGCCTTCTTTCCCTGACGGGCAGGACGAATGCTTCCGTGCCAGAGCCTCGAAGTCCTCGCCCGACCGTATCCGCTCGATCAGTTCCTGTGCCTCTGCCATGCTCCCGACAAGGATGTGGGACGCGTTGCACTGTACCATGGAGAAAAGGTGTGACCTCTCTCTATATCAAGGGGATGAGTCTCCCCTCTCCGTCCGTGCGGACCGTTTCAGGCGGCGTCGAGGTGCCGCCGCGCCGCCCCGGTCGTCTCCCGGCCCTGCGGCGTCCGCTTGACAAACCCGATCCTGATCAGATACGGCTCGTAGACCTCCTCGACAGTCCGCACCTCCTCGCCGACCGAGATGGCGATCGTCTTCACGCCCACCGGCCCGCCGCCGAAATCGTCCGCGATCACCGAGAGGATCCGCCGGTCAAGGTCGTCAAGGCCCAGACGGTCGATGCCGAGCATGGTCAGGGCGCGGTCCGCCGTCTCCCCGTCGATGCGACCGTCGCCCTTCACCAGGGCAAAGTCCCGCACGCGCTTGAGGAGGCGGTTGGCGATCCTCGGCGTCCCGCGGCTCCGCTGTGCGATCTCACGCGCCCCCTCCGGGGTGATCGGCGTCTGCATGATCGCAGCGCTTCGCTCCACGATCCTGACCAGGTCGTCGACCTCATAGAGAGTGAGACGGAAGATGAAACCGAACCTGTCCCTGAGAGGAGACCCGAGCATCCCGACCTTCGTCGTCGCCCCCACCAGGGTGAAGGCTTCAAGCGGGAGCGGGACCGATCGTGCGCCCGGCCCCTCGCCGATCATCACGTCGATGCAGGAGTCCTCCATCGCCGGGTAGAGGATCTCCTCGACCACCGGGTTCAAGCGATGGATCTCGTCGATGAAGAGGACGTCGCCGCGTGAAAGCGCCGTCAACTGTGCGGCAAGGTCACCGGGCCTCTCCAGCACCGGCCCGGAGGTGCTCCTGATCCCGGCCCCCATCTCGTGTGCGATGATCTGGGCGAGCGTCGTCTTCCCGAGCCCCGGAGGGCCGGAGAAGAGGACGTGGTCGAGGGACTCCCCGCGCTTTTTTGCGGCGGCGATGGCGATGGAGAGGGCCTCTTTGATCTGCGGCTGACCTACGAACTCGTCGAAGCGCGCCGGCCTGATGGCGGCGTCGTCGGGCTCTTCGCTGAGGGCGGCGGGGGAAGGGATGCGTTCCTTCATGGTGCTCAGCGCTCCCGGAGGCAGGCAAGTGCGGCGCGGATCAGGCCCTGCACAGTCGGATCAGGCAGGCCTGGCAGGACCGCGTCGACCGCCTC
This window of the Methanofollis ethanolicus genome carries:
- a CDS encoding peptidylprolyl isomerase; this translates as MVQCNASHILVGSMAEAQELIERIRSGEDFEALARKHSSCPSGKEGGKLGWFGKGQMVPPFEKACFAAKEGEVVGPVKTQFGWHVIRLNGRK
- the ruvB gene encoding Holliday junction branch migration DNA helicase RuvB, which produces MKERIPSPAALSEEPDDAAIRPARFDEFVGQPQIKEALSIAIAAAKKRGESLDHVLFSGPPGLGKTTLAQIIAHEMGAGIRSTSGPVLERPGDLAAQLTALSRGDVLFIDEIHRLNPVVEEILYPAMEDSCIDVMIGEGPGARSVPLPLEAFTLVGATTKVGMLGSPLRDRFGFIFRLTLYEVDDLVRIVERSAAIMQTPITPEGAREIAQRSRGTPRIANRLLKRVRDFALVKGDGRIDGETADRALTMLGIDRLGLDDLDRRILSVIADDFGGGPVGVKTIAISVGEEVRTVEEVYEPYLIRIGFVKRTPQGRETTGAARRHLDAA
- a CDS encoding 4Fe-4S binding protein, yielding MDLTAILSILPIFGFVYALLLAPTLVLLWRSGRMMRRRGLPLLVVAALLGFVAFAPMAPYQLQLVIAGDNTILGDLLPVILGGLSVFFVAALAGGRTFCGHLCPIGAVQEILSLAGHARVGRTRKTETMAVRFAVLAVILIAGVVFSVNVLGLLGLQDFFLLNVASVSFFVFAALMLLAVAVYRPFCRLICPYGVVLALAAAKAQYRFRRTDLCIACGKCERACPVDEAKEGDLKAECYMCGRCAEVCPVDGALRYSRR
- a CDS encoding MFS transporter gives rise to the protein MVAQQTVQGRRWPSLITYLSVVGFFAIFSTTISKNPVLPLFSSALGADEAMIGLIAAVSPAAGILFSFPVGVMADRIGPKRLLTASGLVFLSAPLLYLLVADPLWLVPVRFFHGLATAILGPVAAMIIYSRYPDRKGEMSGLYSSATLVGRTAAPLLGGIVLSAFAASTGLLPYRLVYLAAFLAAVPVLLLVLRIDAGQEAPPAAGGAVSLRSFGESLASFGKNRLLLSTALVEMATYFAFGIFETWLPLYLVAAGTPAYLIGLLFALQVLAIALSKPFFGAVSDRTGRRTQIVLGLLAVAACIAAVPLTAAAPVVTAVVVGFGLAISLVTVSTGAYVADIATRQELGASVGAFSSIMDIGHASGPLVAGIVIGSAGYAAGFFAPALLAVAVALLFVVAGRRERGGAVEGR